The proteins below are encoded in one region of Phaseolus vulgaris cultivar G19833 chromosome 1, P. vulgaris v2.0, whole genome shotgun sequence:
- the LOC137813795 gene encoding uncharacterized protein, producing MVTSAASSSHGAESLREDPPSATSPPQSVHQEGGFEAEPVGVLPPAPDLPLPMQESLRGFLSLGSSGSQTEEPQRESMYYYMGLFMSCAYTWHKQSRAKTAQNSAFQALKKEVASLKEDKEKLKEENERLAAHWGRQEGAYKESLGVAQKAREEANKRLHEAAQAHTGLLNEVVPLRSKIADLEVAAETARAYQKKLEDQCVDREQKLEKTEVALANKTNECSRLTTENASLQTKVQELTSALASKDKEMTAQAATFKVAEEKLIGEAATGFADGFKLPVQTSASMSLGAVPLMKWLMASLFQQITFSFRLICNRYEP from the coding sequence ATGGTTACCTCCGCTGCTTCCTCCTCTCATGGGGCCGAATCTTTAAGGGAGGATCCGCCGAGCGCCACTTCCCCTCCTCAATCAGTGCATCAAGAGGGAGGGTTTGAAGCTGAACCCGTAGGCGTTCTTCCACCAGCCCCAGACCTTCCTCTCCCCATGCAAGAGTCATTAAGGGGATTTCTGAGCCTGGGATCTTCTGGTAGTCAAACTGAAGAGCCCCAGAGGGAGAGCATGTATTATTACATGGGCCTCTTCATGTCCTGCGCCTACACCTGGCACAAACAATCTAGGGCTAAAACCGCTCAGAATTCTGCCTTTCAAGCACTGAAGAAGGAAGTTGCTTCCTTAAAAGAGGATAAGGAGAAACTAAAAGAGGAGAATGAAAGGCTGGCGGCCCATTGGGGGCGTCAAGAGGGTGCATATAAGGAGTCACTGGGGGTGGCGCAGAAAGCAAGGGAGGAGGCCAACAAACGGCTGCACGAGGCGGCTCAAGCCCATACAGGGCTTCTCAATGAAGTGGTCCCCCTCCGCTCAAAGATCGCTGATCTTGAGGTGGCTGCAGAAACTGCTAGGGCATATCAGAAGAAACTCGAGGACCAGTGTGTGGACCGGGAGCAGAAGCTGGAGAAGACGGAGGTTGCTCTCGCGAACAAAACTAATGAGTGTTCCCGATTAACCACTGAGAATGCTTCCCTCCAAACCAAAGTCCAAGAGTTGACTTCTGCCCTGGCCTCCAAGGACAAAGAGATGACCGCTCAAGCTGCCACCTTCAAAGTCGCGGAGGAGAAGCTGATAGGGGAGGCTGCGACCGGTTTCGCCGACGGGTTCAAGTTGCCTGTGCAAACCTCGGCATCGATGTCTTTGGGTGCAGTCCCTTTAATGAAGTGGTTGATGGCAAGCTTGTTTCAGCAAATAACCTTCTCCTTTCGCTTAATTTGTAATCGTTACGAACCTTGA
- the LOC137815694 gene encoding uncharacterized protein: MEDPEAHLTAFHTQMMLVGGSDAVKCKLFMSTLTGMALDWFICLLEGHITSFAQLSRLFREQYLANRASAPVSYDLFDVKQFQGETLKEYISRFGAQVVKVGTTEEPMIVYAFRKGMCPGSFSKSLNRSRPKTFAEVRRQAVEHIASEGEAYEKCTIAAPARPKAQIRTQPARVHEAATEKRNSDRKRTYETRRAPPRGRAEGRREGSRPLRHNFRVELKDLIVVPNIADRLRPPVKSDKILGPHKESWCEFHEAFGHHINNCLAMGYQLDELVKNGFLKDYLAGSTTTTVPATPEEGQAHEVPTHGEVHTISGGFSGGGPTASQWKKYVRSVSTVAEEFPDDPWESDLVFTRADLRDVVPHDNDPVLSPDLLRPYTGCLYGFADNPVEVRGYLELRTTFTDGTASRTENIRKTCFEQIEGSVLHAPHEDEVADLSGKVIVIKSDQEEARKCYENSLKTKRGVVMVIERPFISNSQLELGPLEEAMPDAFAGPTPMEEAYTEGSDGDASPVEGVHGEASPTEGGPEEAMTDASAGPTPMGEDPTNGSLAKNVQNERPRPEDNIVERQIGGKVFKLGRLLSQAEQEEVAAVISRHLDAFAWTAANIPGIDPDFLCHHLTMDAKVRPVRQRRRKFNEERCLIVKEETRKLLSAGHIREIQYPEWLANVVLVKKAMGSGGCTTYQRLMDKVLAPMLGRNVQAYVDDMVVTSHERGQHAADLEELFATISKYHFKLNPEKCAFGVEAGKFLGFMLTERGIEANPDNFTVVVMTNLPIQKVLQKPDVAGRMVRWAVELLEFDIQYEPRGSIKGQVYADFVAELSPGGDPEGVELGAQWMLSVDGSSNQQGSGAGIILEGPNGVLIEQALRFAFKASNNQAKYEALIAGMLLAKEMGAQNLLAKSDSQLVTGQVTGEYQAKDPQMVAYLRYVEMLKRAFAAFELVHVPREQNARADLLARLANSGKGGRQRTVIQETLKTPRKFVTDNRVDVIHVSTARGIPRNHRSLSQDTARAPCISTYAASPNEERGVQVCTLEEGDTWMTPYRRYMADGILPAESEEGKRVKRNAARYTLVDGILFRHGFTHPILTCVSGDECTRKMVELHEGICGSHVGGRSLASKVIRAGFFWPTVREDCVRYALHCK, from the exons atggaggatcccgAGGCACACCTCACAGCGTTCCACACACAAATGATGTTGGTTGGCGGCTCTGATGCTGTGaaatgcaagctctttatgagcactttgactgggatggcccTGGATTGGTTCATCTGCCTCCTagagggtcacatcacgtcCTTCGCACAGCTCTCACGACTATTTAGAGAGCAGTATCTAGCCAACAGAGCCTCAGCCCCAGTCTCGTACGACCTTTTCGACGTGAAACAATtccaaggggagaccctgaaggaatacataagtcgcttcggagcgcaggtAGTAAAGGTAGGTACCACAgaagagcccatgatcgtgtacgcatttagGAAGGGGATGTGTCCTGGATCTTTTAGCAAATCACTCAACCGCAGCCGCCCCAAAACTTTTGCTGAAGTAAGGCGTCAAGCGGTAGAGCACATTGCCTCGGAGGGCGAGGcatacgagaagtgcacgaTTGCTGCACCCGCGCGACCAAAGGCGCAGATACGCACACAACCTGCTAGGGTCCACGAAGCTGCCACAGAGAAAAGGAACTCAGACAGAAAGCGCACTTATGAGACAAGGAGGGCCCCGCCAAGGGGTCGAgccgaaggaaggagagaaggaAGTAGACCACTAAGGCACAACTTTAGGGTGGAActcaaagacctcatcgttgtgcccaacatagctgacaggttgaggccaccagtAAAGTCTGACAAAATTCTGGGGCCTCAcaaggaatcatggtgcgaattccacgaggcgtttgggcaccatattaacaactgcttggcgatgggctatcagttggacgagcttgtgaagaatggtttcttgAAAGATTATCTCGCTGGGTCCACCACGACCACAGTCCCGGCGACGCCAGAGGAAGGTCAAGCGCATGAAGTCCCAACTCACGGAGAAGTACACACCATCTCTGGAGGCTTTTCTGGAGGAGGGCCCACCGCCTCTCAATGGAAGAAATATGTAAGGTCAGTGAGTACGGTTGCAGAGGAATTTCCAGACGACccatgggagtcagacctcgttttcacaagggctgacctgcgggatgtggtcccacacgacaatgacccagtg ttgtcccctgatcttTTGAGACCCTATACTGGATGCTTGTACGGATTTGCAGATAATCCAGTCGAGGTACGAGGttacttggagctgaggacaacgttcactgatggaacaGCATCACGCACCGAGAACATCCG gAAGACCTGCTTTGAACAGATTGAGGGCAGtgtcctccacgcgccacatgaagatgaagttgcagATCTTAGCGGTAAGGTAATTGTGATCAAGTCAGATCAAGAAGAAGCCCGtaaatgctatgaaaatagcctaaaGACAAAGAGGGGTGTGGTCATGGTGATTGAGCGACCATTCATTTCAAATTCGCAATTGGAGTTAGGACCGTTAGAAGAGGCGATGCCCGATGCATTCGCAGGACCGACGCCTATGGAAGAGGCATATACGGAAGGGAGTGACGGCGATGCCTCGCCGGTAGAAGGAGTACACGGAGAGGCCTCGCCCACAGAAGGAGGACCAGAGGAGGCGATGACCGATGCATCCGCAGGGCCGACGCCTATGGGAGAAGACCCCACGAACGGGTCTCTTGCAAAGAATGTACAGAACGAGCGACCCCGACCAGAGGATAACATAGTagaaagacaaatagggggtaAGGTGTTCAAATTAGGACGTTTGCTGAGCCAAGCAGAACAAGAAGAGGTAGCTGCAGTAATCTCACGTCACCTAGACGCTTTCGCGTGGACTGCGGCGAATATTCCAGGTATTGACCCAgatttcttgtgccaccatctcaCCATGGACGCAAAGGTACGTCCTGTGagacaaagaaggaggaagttcaacgaagagcgATGCCTCATTGTAAAGGAGGAAACACGGAAGCTGCTCAGCGCCggacacatcagggagatacaataccctgagtggctagccaacgtagtcctagtgaagaaggcgatgggaagtggaggat GCACCACCTACCAGAgactgatggacaaggtccttgcacctatgctgggaaggaacgtgcaggcctacgtagatgacatggtggtaacTTCCCACGAGAGAGGGCagcatgcagctgatctggaagagttgTTTGCTACCATATCGAAGTATCACTTCAAGTtaaacccagagaagtgtgccTTTGGCGTAGAGGCAGGAAAGTTCTTAGGGttcatgctcacagagagggggattgaggcgaaccctgacaa cttcacagtggtggtaatgacgaatctccccatccagaaggtgCTTCAGAAGCCAGATGTAGCGGGGAGaatggttcgctgggcggtcGAGTTGTTAGAGTTCGATATCCAATACGAGCCcagggggtccatcaaagggcaagtctatgcCGACTTCGTGGCAGAACTTTCACCAGGAGGAGACCCTGAAGGGGTGGAGTTAGGAGCACAGTGGATGCTCTCGGTAGATGggtcttccaaccagcaagggagcgGTGCTGGAATTATCTTGGAAGGGCCTAATGGAGTGTTGATCGAGCAGGCTctacgcttcgccttcaaagcaagcaacaaccaggcgAAGTACGAAGCGTTGATTGCTGGAATGCTcttggctaaagaaatgggtgctcagaacctcttggcaaagagtgactcacagCTGGTCACAGGTCAAGTAACGGGAGAATATCAAGcgaaggatccacaaatggtcGCGTACTTGAGGTACGTCGAGATGTTGAAGAGAGCCTTCGCTGCGTTTGAGCTAGTCCACGTCCccagggagcaaaatgccagagctgacctgctcgccaggCTGGCCAACTCAGGCAaagggggaaggcagaggactgtaATTCAAGAGACCCTCAAAACGCCGCGAAAGTTTGTTACAGACAACAGGGTAGATGTCATCCACGTTAGCACAGCAAGGGGAATTCCACGTAACCATCGCTCTCTGAGTCAAGACACGGCGAGGGCACCCTGCATTAGTACTTATGCAGCCTCGCCAAATGAGGAAAGGGGTGTACAAGTATGCACTTTGGAGGAAGGCGACACTtggatgaccccttacaggCGATACATGGCGGACGGAATTCTCCCAGCAGAGTCGGAGGAGGGCAAGAGGGTCAAGAGGAACGCCGCCAGGTACACCTTGGTGGATGGGATATTGTTCAGGCATGGGTTTACGCACCCTATCTTGACATGTGTAAGCGgtgacgagtgcaccaggaaaATGGTTGAACTtcacgaaggcatttgtgggagccacgtgggaggaagatccttagcaTCCAAGGTGATACGTGcgggtttcttctggccaacagtaagagaGGATTGCGTGCGATATGCCCTGCATTGCAAGTag